A genomic stretch from Edaphobacter aggregans includes:
- a CDS encoding ATP-binding protein, translated as MQVISNLIINALDAVPETGGVLSLRVRRHKGKVHLSVTDNGHGVTPAMAKVLFQAHRTTKSHGNGLGLWLSKSIAEKHNGTLTYQRETRTGRTGTTFRLTLPVPQAPAKV; from the coding sequence TTGCAAGTTATTTCAAACCTGATAATTAACGCTCTGGATGCGGTTCCTGAAACCGGCGGTGTGCTTTCCCTCAGGGTGAGGAGGCACAAAGGGAAAGTTCACCTGTCGGTAACGGACAATGGACACGGTGTAACTCCTGCCATGGCGAAAGTACTATTTCAGGCGCACCGAACGACGAAAAGTCACGGAAATGGGTTGGGACTATGGTTGTCAAAAAGCATCGCGGAAAAGCACAACGGGACCCTTACGTACCAACGCGAAACCCGCACAGGCAGGACCGGAACCACCTTCCGGCTTACTTTGCCAGTGCCTCAGGCACCCGCCAAAGTTTAG
- a CDS encoding DUF5670 family protein, protein MFIILAVVLAILWVGGFFVLHISSFLIHLLILFAVIALVMHFVRGGTQTV, encoded by the coding sequence ATGTTTATCATTCTAGCTGTAGTACTCGCAATCCTTTGGGTCGGAGGCTTCTTCGTGTTGCATATAAGTAGTTTTCTGATTCATCTACTCATCCTCTTTGCTGTTATCGCGCTCGTCATGCACTTCGTTAGGGGCGGCACGCAAACTGTTTGA